The following are from one region of the Bradyrhizobium sediminis genome:
- a CDS encoding class I SAM-dependent RNA methyltransferase, producing the protein MVEHLTIDHVGHHGDGVAVVGGRSIYVPYALPGETIEVAPVPAHPDRRRLLQVNVASPDRITPFCPHFSICGGCAVQHWQGERYRAWKRDMVVETLARTRLDCEVDPLIDAHGLGRRRITLHARMGTHEVLRVGYTAAGSHDVIPIDHCPILDPGLSGALDAAWALAEPLIAVGKPLDIQITMTDGGLDVDVRGSGPLPPTMIATLSRLAEQHRLARLTRHGELVLMRTPPTIAIGSARVTLPPGSFLQATVAGEETLAALVSERCKRAKHIADLFCGVGPFALRLAAKSRVAAFDSDAGAVTALQKAATSTPGLKPVKAEARDLFRRPLMPPELRDYDAVVFDPPRQGAEAQAKQLAASKIPVVVAVSCNVATFARDARILVDGGYKMQSVTPVDQFRHTSHIELVAKFTR; encoded by the coding sequence GTGGTTGAGCATCTCACCATCGACCACGTCGGCCATCACGGCGACGGCGTCGCCGTCGTCGGCGGGCGTTCGATCTATGTGCCGTATGCGCTTCCCGGCGAGACGATCGAGGTGGCGCCGGTGCCGGCCCATCCCGATCGCCGCCGCCTGCTGCAGGTCAACGTCGCGAGCCCGGACCGGATCACGCCATTCTGTCCGCATTTTTCCATCTGCGGCGGCTGCGCGGTCCAGCACTGGCAGGGCGAACGCTACCGCGCCTGGAAGCGCGACATGGTGGTCGAGACGCTGGCGCGCACCAGGCTCGACTGCGAGGTGGATCCGCTGATCGACGCCCATGGCCTCGGCCGCCGGCGGATCACCCTGCACGCCCGGATGGGCACGCACGAGGTGCTCAGGGTGGGCTACACCGCGGCAGGTTCGCACGACGTCATTCCGATCGACCACTGCCCGATTCTAGATCCCGGCCTGAGCGGCGCGCTCGATGCGGCGTGGGCCTTGGCCGAGCCACTGATCGCGGTCGGAAAACCGCTCGACATCCAGATCACCATGACCGACGGCGGCCTCGACGTCGACGTGCGCGGCTCCGGGCCGCTGCCGCCGACCATGATCGCCACGCTGTCGCGCCTGGCCGAGCAACATCGGCTGGCCCGGCTGACGCGCCACGGCGAGCTGGTGCTGATGCGCACCCCGCCGACGATCGCGATCGGGTCCGCACGGGTCACTTTGCCGCCGGGTTCGTTCCTGCAGGCCACCGTTGCCGGCGAGGAAACGCTGGCGGCGCTGGTATCGGAACGCTGCAAACGCGCCAAACATATCGCCGACCTGTTTTGCGGGGTCGGGCCCTTCGCGCTGAGGCTGGCGGCGAAGTCCCGGGTTGCGGCCTTCGACAGCGATGCCGGCGCGGTCACGGCGCTGCAGAAGGCGGCGACCTCGACGCCCGGCCTCAAACCGGTCAAGGCCGAGGCGCGCGACCTGTTCAGGCGGCCGCTGATGCCGCCGGAATTGCGCGACTACGACGCGGTCGTATTCGATCCGCCGCGGCAGGGCGCCGAGGCGCAAGCCAAGCAGCTTGCCGCCAGCAAGATTCCGGTCGTGGTCGCAGTGTCCTGCAACGTCGCGACCTTCGCCCGCGACGCCCGGATCCTGGTCGATGGCGGTTACAAGATGCAGAGCGTAACGCCGGTCGACCAGTTCCGCCACACATCGCATATCGAGCTGGTGGCGAAGTTCACACGCTGA
- a CDS encoding DUF1194 domain-containing protein: MRWCVSIGAVLVAGAMAGGDVAGIAAPNPGNQLGHQLASKDADPSVDVELILAVDVSYSMDMDELALQREGYAQAIVSREFLQALKTGPNGKIAVAYFEWAASGDQKIIIPWRVIDGPETADAVANEIMKTPIRRASRTSISGAINFAMPLFEENPHRGLRRVIDISGDGPNNNGSPVTAARDAALEKGIIINGLPIMVKEPSYSTMDIDHLDFYYEDCVIGGPGSFVVTIKERDKFKEAIRTKLVLEVAGRTPERRIVPVVSKEPRVNCMIGEKIWQDRWGR; encoded by the coding sequence ATGCGCTGGTGTGTCTCGATCGGGGCGGTACTTGTCGCAGGCGCCATGGCCGGAGGCGACGTCGCGGGGATCGCCGCGCCGAACCCCGGCAACCAGCTCGGCCATCAACTCGCCAGCAAGGACGCCGATCCGTCCGTCGATGTCGAACTGATCCTTGCGGTCGATGTTTCCTATTCGATGGATATGGACGAGCTTGCGCTTCAACGCGAGGGTTACGCGCAAGCCATCGTCTCCAGGGAATTTCTGCAGGCGCTGAAGACCGGCCCGAACGGCAAGATCGCGGTGGCCTATTTCGAATGGGCGGCCTCGGGCGACCAGAAGATCATCATTCCCTGGCGGGTGATCGACGGCCCGGAGACGGCGGATGCCGTCGCCAACGAGATCATGAAGACGCCGATCCGCCGGGCCTCGCGCACCTCGATCTCGGGCGCGATCAATTTCGCGATGCCGCTGTTCGAAGAGAACCCGCATCGGGGCCTGAGGCGCGTGATCGATATTTCCGGCGACGGCCCCAACAACAACGGCTCGCCGGTCACGGCCGCGCGGGATGCCGCGCTGGAGAAGGGGATTATCATCAACGGCCTGCCGATCATGGTGAAGGAGCCGTCTTATTCGACGATGGATATCGACCACCTCGATTTCTATTACGAGGACTGCGTGATCGGCGGCCCGGGTTCATTCGTGGTGACGATCAAGGAGCGCGACAAGTTCAAGGAGGCGATCCGGACCAAGCTCGTGCTCGAGGTCGCCGGCCGCACGCCCGAGCGCCGGATCGTCCCGGTGGTTTCGAAGGAGCCTCGGGTCAACTGCATGATCGGCGAGAAGATCTGGCAGGACAGGTGGGGAAGGTGA
- a CDS encoding histone deacetylase family protein produces the protein MTTLLLTHPACLDHATPPGHPERSDRLRAVGEVLAEDRFNRLVRGEAPEGSLDSVTLCHNEHYVGELRHIAPSSGLIYLDGDTSMSPGTWEAVMRGVGGAVTATDAVMSGSHDNAFVAIRPPGHHAEINKPMGFCFFDNAAIAARHAQRKYGIARAAIVDFDVHHGNGTQDIFWSDPTVMYCSTHQMPLFPGTGASGERGEHDTIVNAPLASEDGGAKFRAAFENVILPQLRKFSPELIIVSAGFDAHFRDPLASLNLHAEDFGWVTRQLMDVAYSSAGGRIVSVLEGGYDLQGLKESVAAHVSALMGA, from the coding sequence ATGACCACGCTGCTTCTCACTCATCCGGCCTGTCTCGACCACGCCACGCCGCCGGGCCATCCGGAGCGCTCCGACCGGCTGCGCGCGGTCGGCGAGGTGCTCGCCGAGGATCGCTTCAACAGACTGGTGCGCGGCGAAGCGCCGGAGGGCAGTCTGGATTCGGTCACGCTCTGTCACAACGAGCACTATGTCGGAGAACTCCGCCACATCGCGCCGTCGAGCGGGCTGATCTATCTCGACGGCGATACCTCGATGTCGCCCGGCACCTGGGAAGCGGTGATGCGCGGCGTCGGCGGCGCGGTCACCGCCACCGATGCCGTGATGTCGGGCTCGCATGACAATGCCTTCGTCGCGATCCGTCCGCCGGGCCATCACGCCGAGATCAACAAGCCTATGGGGTTCTGCTTCTTCGACAATGCCGCGATCGCCGCACGCCACGCCCAGCGCAAATACGGCATCGCCCGCGCGGCGATCGTCGATTTCGACGTGCATCACGGCAACGGCACCCAGGATATCTTCTGGTCCGATCCGACCGTGATGTATTGCTCGACGCACCAGATGCCGCTGTTTCCCGGCACCGGCGCCAGCGGCGAGCGCGGCGAGCACGACACCATCGTCAACGCGCCGCTCGCCTCCGAAGACGGCGGCGCCAAGTTCCGCGCCGCGTTCGAAAACGTCATCCTGCCGCAACTGCGGAAATTCTCGCCTGAGCTGATCATCGTCTCCGCCGGCTTCGACGCGCACTTCCGCGATCCCTTGGCGTCGCTCAATCTTCACGCCGAGGATTTCGGCTGGGTCACGCGCCAGCTGATGGACGTCGCCTACTCCAGCGCCGGCGGCCGGATCGTCTCGGTGCTCGAGGGCGGCTACGATCTGCAGGGCCTGAAAGAGTCGGTGGCGGCGCACGTCAGCGCATTGATGGGCGCGTGA
- the dxs gene encoding 1-deoxy-D-xylulose-5-phosphate synthase, which translates to MTTFSKTPLLDTIRTPDDLRRLKVEQVRQVADELRQETIDAVSVTGGHFGAGLGVVELTTAIHYIFDTPRDRLIWDVGHQAYPHKILTGRRDRIRTLRTGGGLSGFTKRTESDYDPFGAAHSSTSISAGLGMAVARDLSGGKNNVIAVIGDGAMSAGMAYEAMNNAGAMNSRLIVILNDNDMSIAPPVGAMSAYLSRLYSGKTYRTLREAAKQLGNHLPKIIANRANRVEEYSRGFMMDGGTLFEELGFYYVGPIDGHNLDHLLPVLKNVRDMETGPILVHVVTQKGKGYGPAEASADKYHAVVKFDVATGTQAKAKPNAPAYQNVFGQSLVKEAQKDDKIIGITAAMPSGTGIDIFAKAFPTRTFDVGIAEQHAVTFAAGLATEGYKPFCAIYSTFLQRGYDQVVHDVAIQSLPVRFAIDRAGLVGADGATHAGSFDNAYLGCLPNFVIMAASDEAEMVHMVATQVAINDRPSALRYPRGEGRGVEMPEVGIPLEIGKGRIVREGSKIALLSFGTRLAECEKAADELAAHGLSTTIADARFMKPLDTDMILKLAREHEVLLTIEEGSIGGFGSHVMQLLADNGMLDGGLRMRAMVLPDVFLDHDTPAAMYGRAGLDAKGIVAKVFETLGKDFKAETVKLA; encoded by the coding sequence GTGACGACATTTAGCAAGACGCCGCTCCTCGACACGATCCGCACCCCGGACGATCTGCGCCGGCTCAAGGTCGAGCAGGTGCGGCAGGTCGCCGACGAACTGCGCCAGGAAACCATCGATGCCGTCTCGGTCACCGGCGGACATTTCGGCGCCGGCCTCGGCGTCGTCGAACTGACCACAGCGATCCATTACATCTTCGACACCCCGCGCGACCGCCTGATCTGGGACGTCGGCCATCAGGCCTATCCGCACAAAATCCTGACCGGACGCAGGGATCGCATCCGCACCCTGCGCACCGGCGGCGGGCTGTCCGGTTTCACCAAGCGCACCGAAAGCGATTACGACCCGTTCGGCGCCGCCCACTCCTCGACCTCGATCTCCGCCGGCCTCGGCATGGCCGTGGCGCGCGACCTCTCCGGCGGCAAGAACAACGTCATCGCCGTAATCGGCGACGGCGCGATGTCCGCGGGCATGGCCTATGAGGCCATGAACAATGCCGGCGCGATGAATTCCCGGCTGATCGTCATCCTCAACGACAACGACATGTCGATTGCACCGCCGGTCGGCGCGATGTCGGCCTATCTGTCGCGGCTCTACTCCGGCAAGACCTATCGCACGCTGCGCGAGGCCGCCAAGCAGCTCGGCAACCATCTGCCGAAAATAATCGCCAACCGCGCCAATCGTGTCGAAGAATATTCCCGTGGCTTCATGATGGACGGCGGCACGCTGTTCGAGGAGCTCGGCTTCTACTATGTCGGCCCGATCGACGGCCACAACCTCGACCATCTGCTTCCGGTGCTGAAGAACGTCCGCGACATGGAGACCGGCCCGATCCTGGTCCATGTCGTGACGCAGAAGGGCAAGGGCTACGGCCCGGCGGAAGCCTCCGCCGACAAGTATCATGCGGTGGTGAAGTTCGACGTCGCGACGGGCACCCAGGCGAAAGCAAAACCGAACGCGCCCGCCTACCAGAACGTGTTCGGCCAGAGCCTCGTCAAGGAAGCTCAAAAGGACGACAAGATCATCGGCATCACCGCGGCGATGCCGTCCGGCACCGGGATCGATATTTTCGCCAAGGCTTTCCCGACCCGCACTTTCGATGTCGGCATCGCCGAGCAGCATGCGGTGACCTTCGCCGCCGGTCTTGCGACCGAGGGCTACAAGCCGTTCTGCGCGATCTATTCGACCTTCCTGCAGCGCGGCTACGACCAGGTCGTCCATGACGTGGCGATCCAGAGCCTGCCGGTGCGCTTCGCCATCGATCGCGCCGGCCTCGTCGGCGCCGACGGCGCCACCCATGCCGGCTCGTTCGACAACGCCTATCTGGGCTGCCTGCCCAACTTCGTCATCATGGCGGCTTCCGACGAGGCCGAGATGGTCCACATGGTCGCGACGCAAGTGGCGATCAACGACCGTCCGAGCGCGCTACGCTATCCGCGCGGCGAAGGCCGCGGCGTCGAAATGCCCGAAGTCGGCATTCCCCTCGAGATCGGCAAGGGCCGTATCGTCCGCGAGGGCTCCAAGATCGCGCTATTGTCGTTCGGCACCCGTCTGGCCGAATGCGAAAAGGCCGCCGACGAACTCGCCGCCCATGGCCTCTCCACCACGATCGCCGATGCGCGCTTCATGAAGCCGCTCGACACCGACATGATTCTGAAACTCGCGCGCGAGCACGAAGTCCTGCTCACCATCGAGGAAGGCTCGATCGGCGGCTTCGGCTCCCACGTCATGCAGTTGCTGGCCGATAACGGCATGCTCGACGGTGGCTTGCGGATGCGGGCGATGGTCCTGCCCGACGTGTTCCTCGACCACGATACGCCGGCCGCGATGTATGGCCGCGCCGGCCTCGACGCCAAGGGCATCGTCGCCAAGGTGTTCGAGACGCTCGGCAAGGACTTCAAGGCCGAAACGGTGAAGCTGGCCTGA
- the aroC gene encoding chorismate synthase: MSFNTFGYLFRVTTFGESHGIAIGCVVDGCPPLLPLTNEDIQQDLDRRRPGQSRFTTQRQEADAVKILSGVMAHPETGVQVTTGTPIALLIENTDQRSKDYSEIKDKFRPGHADFTYEAKYGLRDYRGGGRSSARETATRVAAGAIARKILPGVTVRGALVQMGPHRIDRDKWDWEEIARNPFFCPDKDKAAFFEGYLDGIRKSGSSIGAVIEVVAEGVPAGLGAPIYAKLDSDLAAALMSINAVKGVEIGAGFGAAELSGEENADEMRMGNQGVSFMSNHAGGVLGGISTGQPVVARFAVKPTSSILSPRRTVDRSGADTDILTKGRHDPCVGIRAVPVGEAMMACVLADHFLRHRGQVGG, from the coding sequence ATGTCCTTCAACACCTTCGGCTACCTGTTCCGGGTCACGACCTTCGGCGAGAGCCACGGGATTGCGATCGGCTGCGTGGTCGACGGCTGCCCGCCGCTGTTGCCGCTGACCAACGAGGACATCCAGCAGGATCTCGACCGCCGCCGCCCCGGCCAGTCGCGCTTCACCACCCAGCGCCAGGAGGCGGACGCGGTGAAGATCCTGTCCGGCGTGATGGCGCATCCGGAGACCGGCGTGCAGGTGACGACCGGCACGCCGATCGCGCTGTTGATCGAGAACACCGACCAGCGCTCGAAGGACTATTCCGAGATCAAGGACAAATTCCGCCCCGGCCACGCCGACTTCACCTATGAGGCGAAATACGGCCTGCGCGATTATCGCGGCGGCGGGCGTTCTTCCGCGCGCGAGACCGCGACCCGCGTCGCCGCTGGCGCCATTGCCCGCAAGATTTTGCCCGGCGTGACCGTGCGCGGCGCGCTGGTGCAGATGGGCCCGCACAGGATCGACCGCGACAAATGGGACTGGGAAGAGATCGCGCGCAATCCGTTCTTCTGCCCGGACAAGGACAAGGCCGCGTTCTTCGAGGGTTATCTCGACGGCATCCGCAAGAGCGGCTCGTCGATCGGCGCCGTCATCGAGGTGGTCGCCGAAGGCGTGCCGGCCGGGCTCGGCGCGCCGATCTACGCCAAGCTCGATTCCGATCTGGCGGCGGCGCTGATGAGCATCAACGCGGTGAAGGGCGTCGAGATCGGCGCCGGTTTTGGTGCTGCCGAACTGTCCGGCGAGGAAAACGCCGACGAGATGCGGATGGGCAACCAGGGCGTCAGCTTCATGTCCAACCATGCCGGCGGCGTCCTCGGCGGCATCTCCACCGGCCAGCCGGTGGTGGCGCGCTTCGCGGTGAAGCCGACCTCGTCGATTTTGTCGCCGCGCCGCACCGTCGATCGCAGCGGCGCCGACACCGACATCCTGACCAAGGGCCGCCATGACCCATGTGTGGGAATCCGCGCAGTGCCGGTCGGCGAAGCCATGATGGCCTGCGTGCTGGCGGATCATTTTCTAAGGCATCGCGGGCAGGTGGGCGGTTAG
- a CDS encoding nucleoside 2-deoxyribosyltransferase gives MKIYLAGPDVFLPDALDIGRRKAEVCARHGLTGLYPLDNAVDVTAGDASLNIFKGNQAMMIEADAVIANLTPFRGPGADAGTVYELGYMAGRGKLCLGYSNHPSPYADRVREFTGVNLRDGRLIDRHGLTVEDFGLTDNLMMIHALDLYGCALVTPRQAPADLWRDLTAFEACVRMAAERASS, from the coding sequence ATGAAGATTTACCTCGCCGGTCCCGACGTTTTTCTGCCCGACGCCCTTGATATCGGACGGCGCAAGGCGGAAGTTTGCGCGCGCCATGGCCTGACCGGACTCTATCCGCTGGATAACGCGGTCGACGTGACGGCAGGCGATGCCTCGCTCAATATCTTCAAAGGCAACCAGGCCATGATGATCGAGGCCGACGCCGTTATCGCCAACCTCACGCCGTTCCGCGGGCCGGGCGCGGATGCCGGCACCGTCTACGAGCTCGGCTACATGGCGGGGCGCGGCAAGCTCTGTCTGGGTTACTCCAATCATCCCTCGCCCTACGCCGACCGCGTCCGCGAATTCACCGGCGTGAATTTGCGCGATGGACGCCTGATCGATCGGCACGGCCTGACCGTCGAGGATTTTGGGCTGACCGACAATCTGATGATGATCCATGCGCTCGATCTGTACGGCTGCGCGCTGGTGACGCCACGGCAGGCGCCCGCAGACCTCTGGCGCGATCTCACCGCATTCGAGGCTTGCGTGCGCATGGCGGCCGAGCGGGCATCGAGTTGA
- a CDS encoding histidine phosphatase family protein, protein MSVPVIYYIRHGETAWNVAGRFQGSRDIPLNDLGRTQAVAAGGILADLLAQNGHQASALPFVASPLGRARMTMELVRGAMELPHHDYAVDIRLREIGYGQWEGLTLPEMAQHDAATFAARREDKWGVAAPAGESYASVTLRMREWFDSLAGDTVTVAHGGTMRALMVALGISTPSEASEIPIGQGVVYVFSDGGLQKYG, encoded by the coding sequence ATGTCCGTGCCTGTCATCTACTACATCCGCCACGGCGAGACCGCATGGAATGTGGCAGGCCGTTTCCAGGGCTCGCGGGATATCCCGCTCAACGACCTCGGCCGCACCCAGGCGGTCGCCGCCGGCGGCATCCTCGCCGATCTCTTGGCGCAGAACGGCCACCAAGCGTCCGCGCTGCCGTTCGTGGCAAGCCCGCTCGGCCGCGCCCGCATGACCATGGAGCTGGTGCGCGGCGCCATGGAGCTGCCGCATCATGATTACGCCGTCGACATCAGGCTGCGCGAGATCGGCTATGGCCAGTGGGAAGGCCTGACGCTGCCCGAGATGGCGCAGCACGACGCCGCGACCTTTGCCGCCCGCCGCGAAGACAAATGGGGCGTCGCCGCGCCTGCGGGCGAGAGCTACGCCAGCGTCACCTTGCGCATGCGCGAGTGGTTCGACTCGCTTGCCGGCGACACCGTCACGGTCGCCCATGGCGGCACCATGCGCGCGCTGATGGTCGCACTCGGCATTTCGACGCCGTCGGAGGCCTCGGAAATCCCGATCGGCCAGGGCGTGGTCTACGTGTTCAGCGACGGCGGGCTGCAGAAGTATGGTTAA
- a CDS encoding TlyA family RNA methyltransferase gives MLLVERGLFESRARAQAAIEAGLVTANDKQVAKPSETIPADAVIKAQPAHPFVSRGGVKLAGALEQYPIEIEDHVCLDVGASTGGFTEVLLANGASLVFSIDVGHGQLHPSLHGHPRIVSMEETDIRNFEGKRLPARPDIVVIDVSFISLKAVLPVALSLAAAPMHLLALIKPQFEAPRKHSKRGIIRDATVHKQVCDDIAAFAASLGCTDIQVFPSSIAGGDGNIEFFIGARRG, from the coding sequence ATGCTGCTGGTCGAGCGCGGCCTGTTCGAGAGCCGGGCGCGGGCGCAGGCCGCAATCGAAGCCGGCCTCGTCACCGCCAACGACAAGCAGGTCGCCAAACCGTCCGAAACCATTCCGGCCGACGCCGTGATAAAGGCGCAGCCCGCGCATCCCTTCGTCTCGCGCGGCGGCGTCAAGCTGGCGGGCGCGCTGGAACAATATCCGATCGAAATCGAGGATCACGTCTGCCTCGACGTCGGAGCATCGACCGGCGGATTCACCGAGGTGCTCCTCGCCAACGGCGCCAGCCTGGTGTTCTCGATCGATGTCGGCCACGGCCAGCTGCATCCTTCGCTGCACGGCCATCCCAGAATCGTCTCCATGGAAGAGACCGACATTCGCAATTTTGAAGGCAAGCGCCTGCCGGCGCGGCCGGACATCGTCGTCATCGATGTCAGCTTCATTTCCTTGAAGGCCGTGCTGCCGGTGGCGCTGTCGCTGGCGGCCGCGCCGATGCATCTGCTGGCATTGATCAAGCCGCAATTCGAGGCGCCGCGAAAACATTCCAAGCGCGGCATCATCCGTGACGCCACGGTGCACAAGCAAGTCTGCGACGACATCGCGGCGTTTGCCGCCTCGCTCGGTTGCACCGATATCCAGGTATTTCCGTCATCGATCGCAGGCGGCGACGGCAACATCGAATTCTTCATCGGCGCGCGCCGTGGTTGA
- a CDS encoding exodeoxyribonuclease VII small subunit, with amino-acid sequence MAENTQLDVKKLSFERAIEELESIVKRLEDGKVPLEESVAIYERGEALKRRCEELLRQAEARVDKITTDASGQVTGTEPLDVQ; translated from the coding sequence ATGGCCGAAAACACCCAACTGGACGTCAAGAAGCTCTCCTTCGAACGCGCGATCGAGGAACTCGAATCGATCGTCAAGCGGCTCGAGGACGGCAAGGTGCCGCTGGAGGAATCGGTGGCCATCTACGAGCGCGGCGAGGCGCTGAAACGGCGTTGCGAGGAATTGCTGCGGCAGGCCGAAGCGCGGGTCGACAAGATCACCACCGACGCCAGCGGCCAGGTCACTGGTACCGAGCCGCTCGACGTTCAGTAA
- the clpS gene encoding ATP-dependent Clp protease adapter ClpS, whose protein sequence is MIDAVTKPKTKVKTRTERPRLHKVILVNDDYTPREFVVTVLKAEFHMTEDQAHKVMITAHRRGVCVVAVFTRDVAETKATRATDAGRAKGYPLLFTTEPEE, encoded by the coding sequence ATGATCGACGCCGTCACCAAGCCGAAAACCAAGGTCAAGACCAGGACCGAACGGCCGCGCCTGCACAAGGTCATCCTGGTCAACGACGACTACACGCCCCGCGAATTCGTCGTCACCGTCCTGAAGGCGGAATTCCACATGACCGAGGACCAGGCGCACAAGGTGATGATCACGGCGCACCGGCGCGGCGTATGCGTGGTCGCCGTGTTCACCAGGGACGTCGCCGAAACCAAGGCGACGCGCGCCACCGACGCCGGCCGCGCCAAGGGCTACCCGCTGCTGTTCACCACCGAGCCGGAGGAATAG
- a CDS encoding bifunctional metallophosphatase/5'-nucleotidase → MRHSLCQILAAVLLAMVLDPMSRASAQAAPVELRILAINDFHGYLQPPQGGIRIADPDDKSKRITVAAGGAEHMATAVRQLREKARNNIFVAAGDLIGASPFLSAMFHDEPTIESLGMMGLAVASVGNHEFDEGKEELLRMQNGGCHAIDGCQGPHPFLGAKFRYLAASTFEKSTGKTLFPPYAIREFDGVPIAFIGLTLKGTPKLVAPTGVADLEFRDEADTVNALVPELKARGVEAIVVLIHEGGFPSGDYNECPGISGPIVDIVRKLDKAVDLVVSGHTHQAYICEIDGRLVTSADKYSTVVTAIDLKLDPATRDVISARADNVIVRTEAFAKDPEQTALLEAYDRLAAPIAGRPAGSITETLSRMPNEAGESVLGDIVADAQLAATRLEANGGAVIAFTNPGGVRSDIPKKDGGAVTYADVFASQPFRNQLVTLTLTGTQIRNVLEQQWLDPKRPRILQVSKGFSYAWDAARPIGDRVAADSLTLNGQRIDPATGYRVTVNSFLAVGGDGFTVFMEGSAPLVGVYDVDALYLYFKANSPIAPATGNRIVRMN, encoded by the coding sequence CGGATCGCCGATCCCGACGACAAATCCAAGAGGATAACGGTCGCGGCCGGCGGCGCCGAGCACATGGCGACGGCGGTCAGGCAACTCCGCGAAAAAGCCAGGAACAACATCTTCGTCGCCGCCGGCGACCTGATCGGCGCGAGCCCGTTCCTGTCGGCAATGTTTCACGACGAGCCCACCATCGAATCGCTCGGCATGATGGGACTGGCGGTTGCCTCCGTCGGCAATCACGAATTCGACGAGGGCAAGGAAGAGCTGCTGCGGATGCAGAATGGCGGCTGTCACGCGATCGACGGATGCCAGGGGCCGCATCCCTTCCTCGGCGCGAAGTTTCGCTATCTGGCCGCCAGCACCTTCGAGAAGAGCACCGGCAAGACGCTGTTTCCACCTTACGCGATCAGGGAGTTCGACGGCGTTCCCATAGCCTTCATCGGCCTGACATTGAAGGGCACGCCGAAGCTGGTCGCGCCGACTGGCGTCGCCGATCTGGAATTCAGGGACGAGGCCGACACCGTGAACGCGCTGGTGCCGGAACTGAAGGCGCGCGGCGTCGAGGCCATCGTCGTGCTGATCCATGAAGGCGGCTTTCCGAGCGGCGATTATAATGAGTGCCCGGGCATCTCCGGCCCCATCGTCGACATCGTCAGGAAGCTCGACAAGGCCGTCGATCTCGTCGTCAGCGGCCACACCCACCAGGCCTATATCTGCGAGATCGACGGCCGGCTGGTCACCTCAGCCGACAAATACAGCACCGTCGTCACCGCAATCGATCTGAAGCTCGATCCCGCCACCCGCGACGTCATCAGCGCCCGCGCCGACAACGTCATCGTCCGCACCGAAGCCTTCGCCAAGGATCCGGAGCAGACCGCGTTGCTCGAGGCTTACGATCGACTGGCCGCCCCGATCGCCGGCCGCCCGGCGGGCTCGATCACCGAAACGCTGTCGCGCATGCCCAACGAGGCCGGCGAGAGCGTGCTCGGCGATATCGTCGCCGACGCCCAGCTGGCCGCGACCCGCCTCGAGGCCAATGGCGGGGCCGTGATCGCCTTCACCAATCCGGGCGGCGTCCGCAGCGATATCCCGAAGAAGGACGGCGGCGCGGTGACCTATGCCGACGTGTTCGCCAGCCAGCCGTTCCGCAACCAGCTGGTGACGCTGACGCTGACGGGAACGCAGATCAGGAACGTGCTCGAGCAGCAGTGGCTCGACCCGAAGCGGCCGCGGATTCTGCAGGTCTCGAAGGGTTTCAGCTACGCGTGGGACGCCGCCAGGCCGATCGGCGACCGCGTGGCCGCCGACAGCCTGACGCTGAACGGGCAACGCATCGATCCGGCGACGGGCTACCGCGTGACGGTGAACAGTTTTCTCGCGGTCGGCGGCGACGGATTTACCGTGTTCATGGAAGGATCAGCGCCGCTGGTCGGCGTCTATGACGTCGACGCCCTGTACCTGTATTTCAAGGCCAACAGCCCGATCGCGCCCGCGACGGGGAATCGCATCGTGCGAATGAACTGA